From the genome of Trypanosoma brucei brucei TREU927 chromosome 11 chr11_scaffold01 genomic scaffold, whole genome shotgun sequence:
GTGCACCTGCAGGACCTGCGGGTACAGGTAAAACAGAAACGACCAAGGACTTAGCCAAGGCACTTGCTAAACAATGTGTTGTGTTCAactgtcaagaaggtatgaCCTGTCTGTCTATGGCCAAATTCTTCAAGGGACTTGCGTGGGCCGGTGCTTGGGCGTGCTTTGATGAGTTTAACCGTATTGACGTTGAGGTGCTTTCCGTTGTGGCCCAGCAGGTGACGGACCTGCAGCAGGCCTGCGTGACGAAACAGTACCGCATCGTCTTTGAGGGGAGTGAAGTAGTTGTTGACCCCACTCACGCAGTGTTCATCACCATGAACCCCGGTTACGCTGGCCGTACCGAGCTCCCAGATAACTTGAAGGTGCTATTCCGTCCCGTTGCTTGCATGGTTCCCGACTACGCCATGATTGGTGAGATAAGGCTCTTTTCGTATGGGTACAAGAAGGCTCGTAGTTTGGCGCAGAAAATGGTTATGACATTCAAACTGAGTTCTGAGCAGCTGTCGTCTCAGGATCACTATGACTTTGGTATGCGTGCGGTGAACACTGTCATTTCGGCTGCAGGTCTAAACAAGCGGGAGAATCCCAACGAAGATGAAGATTTGTTATTGCTTCGTGCACTGCGTGATTCCAATGCGCCCAAATTCCTCAGAGATGACATTATATTGTTTGAGGGTATTATCAGTGATCTGTTCCCAGGCACGAAGCTCTCCCCCACTGAGTACGGCGTCGTTGTTGACTCCCTTCGTCAGGTTGTTACAAGCAGTCAACTTCAACCGGTCCCAGGCTTCATAGAGAAATGCCTGCAGTTATACGATGTCACAACCCTTCGGCATGGTCTGATGCTTGTGGGCCCTGCAGGTAGTGGCAAAACCATGGCGTACACCTCGTTGCAAAAAGCTCTTTCAGGGTGCTCTGTAATGCAGAGTAAGGGGCAGGATGTAGGTGCTCGTGATTACATGAAGGTGTTCACGCACATTTGCAATCCAAAGGCTGTCACTATGGATCAGCTATACGGTGCCTACGACGAAAATGGTGAATGGAAAGACGGTGTGCTCTGTGTTCTCTTCCGTCGGGCAGCCAAGTACGGTGATGAAGGTAATCAAATAGGGAAACACTGGGTTATGTTTGACGGTCCTGTGGATGCTCTGTGGATTGAGTCCATGAATACTGTCCTGGATGAGAACAAGAAACTTTGTTTGGTATCGGGTGAGATCATTCAAATGAGTCGCGACATGACGATGATGTTTGAGGTGGAGGATCTTGCCGTTGCGTCGCCTGCCACGGTTTCTCGTTGTGGTATGATTTACATGGAGCCAACAGCCTGCGTACCAACTCAAGCTCTCACGAAGTCGTGGAAGGAGAGACTCCCCAAATATGTGGCTCCGCAAGCGGATTACCTCGAGCAACTTGTCGAATTGTACGTTGATGAGCTCATCGAGTATGTGCGTGCCAACCTTAGGGAGTACGTTCCGTCGACAAATGTTATTCTTGTGCATTCATTCTTTCGTATGATGGATGGCTATATAGAGTCATTTGGCGGTTTACCGGGGCAGCGCGGGCCACCAACCCTCAGTCCGGAGCGACTGGAGATTATGGCAAAGTGCATCACGCCCCTGTTTTTCATGGCGATCACTTGGAGTATCGGAGCAACCTGTGATGAGGTGGGACGTGAGAAGTTTGCCGATATGCTTCGCGAAATGGCAACGCGTAATAATCACGCCGACTCCCTGCCGGAATCAGGAAGTGTGTACGACTACTGCTTTGTGTACTACCCGTCgccagatgatgatgaagaggCCCGATGGACACACTGGGATGAACTGCGTGCGACGTGTGATATTGCTCGCACGACAAAGTTCGAAGACGTATTGGTACCGACGATTGATAACACCCGCCAGAAGTATGTGCTGACACATCTGTTGGAACGGAAGGTCAACGTGGTCGCTGTGGGCCCCACAGGCACGGGTAAGAGTGTGGCGGCTGGCGGTTTGGTAATGAACGGTATATCCGATCGCTTGCTTGGCCTTGCCTTCTCTTTCACACCACAGACAAAAGCGGGCGTGTTGCAGGACTCTCTCATGTCAAAGTTTGATAAACGCCGTTCGCATGTCTATGGTGCTCCGGTTGGCAAACACTTCCTTGTGTTTATTGATGACGCTAATCTTCCACAAAAGGAGCGCTATGGTGCTCAACCACCACTGGAATTACTTCGACAACTCCTTGGTCATGGAGGTTTGTACTCATTTGTTGGTGGTATCAAGTGGAACTTGGTTATCGACACCTCTTTTGTTATGGCCATGGGGCCACCCGGAGGAAGTCGCACACAGGTGTCTAACCGTCTCATGAGGTACTTCAACTATGTTTCATTTCCCGAGATGTCGGAGGCATCCAAACGTACCATCCTTAATACAATTCTTAAGGGGGGTTTGCACCAACGAGGTGTCAAAGAGGAGGTTGTTGATTTCATAACAAACCTTGTTGATGGGACTCTGAATGTTTTCAAACGCTGCCGCAAAGCTTTTGTTCCAACTCCATCGCACGTACATTACTCGTTCAACATGCGGGACGTCATGCGTGTGTTTCCCATGATTTACATCAACGACACTAACAGTCTTCCAAACAGAGACGTTCTCCTGAAGCAGTGGGTGCACGAAATGCAGCGCGTCTTTTGCGACAGACTCATATGTAACGAGGATAGAGAGgagttcctttctttcattgATGATGAGATAATACAGATTGGTTATGAAGGTGGTTACAAGTCGTTGCTACCTGACGGCAGGCTTATTTTCGGTGACTTCATGTCCACGGGGGAACGTAGTTATCAGCAGATTACGGACATGGATGCACTAGCGGCTTTTTTTAATGAACAGCTCCTGGCTTACAACAATGCGAATGAAAATCCTATGGGCTTGGTGCTGTTCCTTGATGCCATTGAGCACGTTTGTCGTATTACACGTGTTTTGAGCATGCCAAATGGTCACTGCCTTTTACTAGGAATTGGTGGGTCAGGTCGAAAGTCTCTAACCCGCTTGGCGTGCTTCCTCATTCCTGAGATGGACGTTTTCACTATTGAGTTCACAAAGAACTTTGGTGTGAAGGAATGGCGGGAGGCGTTAGCTCGTTTACTGTTGGATTGCGGAAAGGACGGAAAGAAGCGCACGTTCCTATTCTCTGACACGCAAATCATTAACCAGACTCTCATGGAGGACGTTGCGGCGCTGCTGACCGCTGGCGATGTACCCAACCTTTTTGAGGACCAAGACATAGAAATAATCAATGAAAGGTTCAAAGGAGTATGTATGAGCGAGAATCTGCCCACGACGAAGGTTTCTATGTACGCACGGTTCATCAAAGAAGTGCGTTCTAACCTCCATATAGTCTTAGCGTTCTCACCTATCGGTGAAGTCTTTCGAACACGACTGCGTATGTTTCCCGCGCTCATTACTTGTTGTACTATTGATTGGTTTGCTGAATGGCCTGGTGAGGCCCTGCTTTCCGTGGCAAGAGCGCAACTGCAAAGCGCAAAGGGGGATTTGGGTGATGATGAGGGGGACAGACTCTCCAGGTGCTTTAAATCGCTGCATTTATCTGCTGCGGAAACAACGGAGAGGTTCTTTGTTGAAACCCATCGACGTTCTTACATTACGCCCACGTCTTACCTGTCTCTGCTGAACACGTATATTTCCCTCGTGGAATCCAAACGTAAGTTCGGGCGTGAGCAGGCCAGCCGTCTCGAAAACGGATTGGAAAAGTTGTATGATACCGAGGTTCGCGTCGTCGAGCTTGAGGGGCAGTTGAAGGCGCAACAGCCAGTGTTGGAGATGAAGAAGTTGGAGATCAGAGGCATCATGGAGAAGCTCCGCGTAGACCGCAAAGATGCAGCAGAAAAGGAGGCCTCAGCACGTACAGAGGAGGTGGCCGCGACGACAAAGGCAGAGGAATGCGCTAGAATGCGCCGTGAGTGCGCTAGCCGCCTCGCTGAAGCTGAACCCGCACTTCAAGAGGCTGTTAAAGTTCTGTCAAAGATCAAGGCCGCGGAAATATCTGAATTGAACAAGTACCAGAACCCACCGAAGGGTGTGCAGTATGTTATGGAGGCCGTTGCACTCCTGCTAACGTTTGGCAACTGCCCCAAGGAATTCTATAGCGGCCCTCCCggggggaagaaaacgcCAGATTGGTGGTTGTGTGCCAAGTCGTACATGAAGAACGCCAACCAACTTCTTGATACACTGGTACAACCCCCTGGTAAGGGAGGGTTTGACCGAGAGGCGATGGACATGCCTCTCATTGAAAAGGTGCGTACATACTATGAAAATGATGAGTTTCAACCAGAGAAGGTGAAGAGTGTTTCTGTACCTTGTATGGCTATGTGTCAGTGGGTGCGTGCAATGTACAAATGGTTTTTTGTAAACCGTGAGATTCAACCACTGCGCGAACGACTTGCGGATGCCGAGAGGGAATTGAAGCGTGTCAATCGAGCCCTCGCCGAAACCCGTAGGAAACTTGATGCTGTCGTAGAAGCGGTCGCAAAACTTGAGAAGGAATTTGAGGATGCCATGGCCACCCAAACGGCATTGGAAAATGAGGTTGAGCAGACAAGTGAGAAACTACAGCGTGCTGCCCGCCTTATTGCCGGACTTGGGGGTGAGAAAGTCCGATGGAAAGAGCTTGTGGAACAGTATAAAGTGAAAGACACTTGTGTTTCGGGAGATATGGTGATAGCTGCTGCATCGATCGCCTACTTCGGCCCCCTTACTGGTCCGTACCGCAAACATCTTCTGCAAACATGGTCTGCCTCGCTTGCGGAGTTGGGTATCAAAACTAGCGAGAACAGCGATTTGTTATCAACCACAGGTGACGCAGTTCAAATACACGATTGGCAGCTTTGTGGCCTGCCAAAGGACCCACTGTCGACAGAGAATGCGATCATTTTGTCAAATGCGCGGACGTGGCCACTACTGATTGACCCTCAAGGACAGGCAAACTCGTGGATCCGGAACTTGCACAAGGATGACAATTTGCAAGTATGCAAGGCATCGGACGACAAATTCATGAAGACGGTGGAGGGCGCTATCCGGCTAGGTCTTCCATGCCTGTTGGAGAATGTTGGTGAGTCTCTTGACCCAGCATTGGAGCCAGTTCTTCACCGCAACGTGTTTCTTATCGGTTGCACTCCGCACATACGTGTCGGCGATTCGGCTATTCCATACAACGAGAAATTCAGGTTATACATGACAACGAAGCTGCCTAATCCATCATACACTCCGGAAACCATCGTCATCGTGTCTCTTCTGAACTTCTTCATTACGCGAAGTGGACTGGAGGATCAGATATTGGCAAGAACAGTGGAGAAAGAGCGGAACGATTTGGAGCAGGAGAAGCAAAGGTTAACCCGAGATTGTGCGGAGAAAAACAGAGAGCTAAAAGAGTTGCAGGAGAACATTCTACGCATGCTAGAGGAGGCGGAGGGAGATATTCTTGATCAGGAAGAGCTTATCGACGCTCTCGAAAAGAGTAAGCTAAAATCCACTGAAATTAGCGAAGATCTTGTACGTGCCAGAGCGACGGAGGTCACCATTGATGAGACGCGTAATAAGTACCGTCCACACGCCTACCGGGGTGCACTGCTCTTCTTCTGTGTCTCAGAACTTTCCACTGTGGACCCGATGTATCAGTTCTCGCTCCAGTGGTACATAAACTTAGTCTTACTCGCAATTGAGAACACAGAGGCGGCGGTAGATATTGAAGAGCGCGTTGAAAAACTCATTGAGTTCTTCACGTACTCTTTCTACACAAATGTCTGCCGTTCCCTGTTTGAACGCCACAAgcttaccttttctttttttctgtgtaCCTCAAttctgcagcagcaggacgAACTTGACGGCAACGAATATCATTATTTGCTGACTGGTCCAACCGGAAGCGGCGGGGAGGAACCGAATCCTGCTCCAGATTGGTTAACAGAGAATTCATGGAATGAAATACAGTTCGTTTCGTCAAATCTCCCCAACTTTGCAGGTTTCGCTGAACACGTAACCCAATGTATTAACTACTACAAGGAACTCTTTGACAGCCTTAATGCCCACACGTACCCGCTTGCGGCGGAGTGGCAGGGACGGGAGACTCCCTTGCAGCGTCTTGTTGTCGTCCGATGCTTCCGAAGGGACAAGGTGGCGTCTGCTATTCAGGAATTCGTTAAGCACTATATGGGTGAGCGATTTATTATTGTCCCACAGTTTGACCTCATGGATGCATACAAGGATAGTACGTGTCTTACACCACTTATCTTTATTATCTCACCAGGTTCTGATCCTATGAATGATCTTTTGCGCTTTGCTGAGCATATGCGCATGTCGAAGAAGTTGGACAAGGTGTCCCTTGGTCAGGGTCAGGGGAGGAAGGCGGAGGAGTTGCTCAGCAATGGTCGAGAGCGTGGTCAGTGGGTGCTGCTTCAGAACTGCCACTTGGCAACGTCGTGGATGCCGACGCTGGAGGCTATTGTGGAGAGTTTTACTTTGGAAACTGTGCGAAAGGAGTTTCGGTTGTGGCTCACTTCAATGCCCTCTGATTCTTTCCCCGTAGCTGTGCTGCAGATATCTGTCAAGATGACGAATGAACCACCCATGGGTCTTCGTGCTAACGTGACACGGTCGTACTATGGGCTAACTGATGATGATCTTGAACACCCAACGAAACCCAACCAGTTTAAGAAGATGGTTTTTGCATTCTGCCTATTCCATGCCGTCATTCAGGAGCGTCGCAAGTTTGGTTCTTTGGGATTTAACATAGCTTACGAGTTCAACGACTCTGATCGTAATGTGTGTCTTCTCCAGCTGCGTAAATTCATATCGCTCTATGAGGATGTGCCTTTCGATGTCCTCACTTTCCTTACTGGTGAGATTAATTACGGAGGGCGTGTCACGGATGATTGGGATAGACGCTGCATGATGGCTCTTATTAAGGACTTCATTACTCCAGGAGTTTTAGAAGAAGGTTATTCTTTCTCTCCATCCGGTACATATCACACGGTAGAGGCGTGCTCTCGGGCCTTCTATCTCGATTACCTCGGCACGTGGCCGCTTAATCCCGAACCCGAGGTGTTTGGACTAAGTGACAATGCGGATATTACATGTGCCCAAAGCGAGAGTGCGAGCATATTGGCTACCATTCTCTCACTTGTCTCGCGTGAAAGCTCGGGATCGTCACATCAGAGCCGCGAAGAGATGCTGATTAAAACGGCTCAGCACATCATGGAGAAGCTGCCTCCGACGTTTAACGTGCAGGAATTCCACGCTAAGTATCCTACAAAGTACGAAGAATCGATGAACACAGTCCTTGTGCAAGAAGCCGTGCGATACAATCGCCTCCTTCGCTTTGTTCAGAAGTCTCTTTCAGAGTTTTCTAAGGCTGTTCGTGGTGAGGTAGACATGTCAGCCGAGTTGGAAGCTGTTGGTTCAAGTTTCTTCATTAACGCCGTTCCTGCATCGTGGGCTGCGCTGGCGTATCCTTCTTTGAAGCCTCTTTCGAGTTGGGTTGAGGACCTTCTGAGGCGCGTGCAATTCGTGCAGTCATGGTACGATAAGGGTATGCCGAATGCCCTATGGATGGGTgggttcttcttccctcaaGCATTCCTCACTGGAACCCTCCAAAACTATGCGCGGCGCAAGGATGTCGCAATCGACTCTGTTTCTTtcaacttttccttcttgcaaGACGAGACACCGACGACTGTTGCGGCACCAGAGCAGGGCGCCATTGTGTACGGTTTGTACCTGGAGGGCGCTCGGTGGGACGGGGCAGGGCGCACACTCGCGGAGTCCCGACCGAAGGAACTTTATGTAGACGTCCCGCTGCTGCATTTAGATCCCGTGGTAGATCGCGTTGCTGATCCAAACGATTACATTTGTCCAGTGTACAAAACTCTCACCCGCGCGGGAACGCTTAGCACAACGGGTCACTCGACAAACTTTGTGTTGTCTATTACTATCCCAACTGTTGCGCCCCCCGAGCACTGGATTAAGCGTGGTGTGGCTTGTGTGATTTCCCTCAATTTTTAAAGGGAGGGCTTCCGCTGAGTgtttggttttatttttgcctgTGCGTCTGTATTTGTCTGTACTTGTAGAAATTCCCCTTCCGATGGAGGTGGCTCTCGGAGGGGCGGGTAACCGAAATATTACGTGAAGTTAAAACGAGGACCCGAGTCCCCTTTCTGTTGCCGAACGGGCCTAAGGCGTTTATAGAGAGAACAACGCAGGATAGTTGAGCAGGTGTTGGAGAAGACGAGGCAAAAAGTTGGAAGTGTGTGAGGGCTGAGatagaaagaaggaagggaattgTTCGCACCGTGAGActgtatatatttacatgcGTATTTGACTAGATATGCTCAGGCTTTTCTATTCCTGTAATGTAAATAGTCATAGAGATGGTGTAGCTAGCTTAAGGGGCCATCTTTCCCTTTACTACTGGGAACTATGTAGTTTTCTGTCTAACCGTACTCGATGttgttgtgttctttttatCCCACAAATCCGTCGTCGATTCGCTGCACAGGCCCTTGTGTCTGTGTGACGCGTgtcttattttttccttaatTCTCACTATTTCTTTAATCAAGCTGCTGTGACGCCGACAAGAGAAGCGAATACATTAGTAGCACAGCGCTGTACCGTAACTCGAAGTAGAGGAGAGCGATGTCGCAAAAAGGTTTGAAGGGTAAAACTCGCGGGAAGAGCGAAGGTGCCTTGCGCAAGTACGTGGGTGAGgccaagaagaaaacagtCTTCAACAAAGGGCGTAAGACATTACAAACCAAAGCGAGGGCAAACTACATATCGGCTGTAGAGTCACATATGGCTTCCCGTGTTCCATCTGATCAGCGTGATCGACTCAGAGTTGTGAAGGCAACTGGAGGATTGCAGCCGAAAAAGAAGCATATGAAGAAGCCACTGACTAGAGGGCGTAAGCGTAAGGGCGACAAGAAGGGATGAATTGTATTCCTTGGTTATGTGGCTGTCGGGTGGTCTCCACTTGTTGGACTCATCCCCTCGTGGCTCTCCTCACTCCAATCACCTCTTCTGGGAAAAAAGGATGTGGGGAGAGGTGACTGTCATTATTGGTGGGTTTGAAATGTATGGTACGGCCGTGTCGAGTAAGCAAGTGCTCTTCGACGCGTTGTGAAGCTTGCGTTACACTCCCTTTTTAAATGTTCATGCATCACGGTTACGTGGCGTCTCTTTGCTAGTTCTACTGCTTTCCTCCTTGTGTTTACTTTTCGACATGTACAATAGGGTGAGTGCTTCGACCGGGCTGTGTGGTGCCGAGTCAGAAGCACACGTAAACCGGCTCTCGTACTGATGGAAGACTACGAAACCGTGGCCGCCGTCGGTGAGGGGACGTATGGCATTGTCTACAAATGCCGATGTAAAAAGAGCGGTCGAGTTGTAGCAATCAAATGTTttaagagaaagagggattGTGTGTTTTCTCGCCGCGTTATACTACGGGAGCTTCGGGCACTGAAACTGCTGGTAGGACAGCCGGGTGTTGTGCAACTTCTGCGAGATTTTCATACCGGTGGGCAGCTATGCCTTGTTATGGAGTATTATGAGCACAACTTGTTGGATATCATCCGGCGCAATCCGCATGGGGTCCCACGCCCACAACTTAAGCAGATTCTCTTCACACTCCTTGTTGGTGTGCGTTCGTGCCATCACCACGGAGTTGTACACAGGGACTTGAAGCCGGAGAACATACTTGTGTACCAAGGAAGGGTATCATTTGTGTGTGATTTGGGGTCCTCAAGAATTCTGCGTCAGCCAGGAACCTTAGTTAAAACAACaagtggggggcttctccGTACTCCTACGGATCAACCAGGGCCACTAACGGGGAACGTCGCTACACGCTGGTATTGCAGCCCAGAGATGCTTATTGGATTGCCACATTATAACTTCACCTCAGACATGTGGGCCGTGGGTGCTGTCATGGCCGAATTAGCTCGCGGGATGCCCCTTCTTCCGGGTAAATCGCGTTTCGATCAGCTCAGCCTCATAAATCAGCGTGTAGGGGACTTAGCAGAACTGGGGGAGTATTCAaagttttctccctttattGCAACCGCAGTTAAGGGCCGCGAAAGCAATAGCATCGCAGGTGACTTTCTGACGCGGGTGTACCGGAGCGTGTTGGGTGTTGACGGTATGAATCTCCTGCGGGAACTGTTGTCAGTTGACTACAGGAAGCGCTTGACTGTAGACAAGGCCCTCGCTCACCCTTTCTTCAAGATGTATGTGGTACCCGGTGTATCGTTGCCACTCAGCTTTTATGGTACGTCAACACTCCGCCGGTCAAAGACTGTGGAGGAACTAAGTGGGCTAGCCGTCGACAAGGGACCAGGTGCAGGTGATTGTGACAAATGGTTTGGACTTGGTCTGGGGAAACCCGTGCCGGTAGCCGAGATTGAACCGCTTAACATGCTGAGTCCTGTGAAACCAAGGACTGTAGAGGTTCTCGATCACCATAGCCCCGTAAGAAAGCACTGCGTGAATCCTACCAAGCGCAGTAGTTGCGCAGCTAATGACCCCACTGACGAGTGTGAGCCACACTCACGGCAGGGTAGCGTCTCCAACAACAAGCGGCGCACATTTAGTAAGAGGCCTCTCTTGTCCCAACAGCGGTCGCTGCCTAATATATCGTCAAGTTCAGTGGGGAAGGCCATTGTCGCAAGGTTCCCGGAGCCACAACGCTCCAGTATTGCGGAACCTCACTTAAAACTTCCTCGAGTCAATGAAGGACATTACAATGGCTCGAAGCGGTGACAAGAGTGGACTATACGGGCGGAAGGAGGCAACGACTTGAATGTTTTTGCTTGCTTTCTTCCACTccccgtttttgtttttaccggTCGGTATACCCATTGTTGTACCGGTGTTAAACTTTGCAGTGTCTTCTTATGACTGCAGAATCGAACGAAAAAGCGAAGCAATGGAAGAAATaactaaaggaaaagggaacccTGTTGTGATAAACATGAGCGCGCCTGTGGCGGAACACCGTTTCGTTTCCTCTTCATGGCTGGTTGACTTTTCCGCTCCCCCCTCCGCCCATTTTTACCCCCTGATCGTGGACTCACCGAAAACAGGAAAGGAGAGTaaatctcttcctcctctctcaaatatgtttatgtatatttgttggtgtgccGACTTCTGTTCTTATTTCGCTGTTGATTTCTTTCCTACGTAAGTAATATCTGATCTGTGCATGAGACAATAGCGTTTGATGGATTAAAGAggccacattttttttttcggtttcgCAAGCCCACACATCTGATCCCAGCGCCTCTGTTCTTGAGGCACCTCCCCGCTGCATATATTCATTACACGGGACAGTTGAACGCTACCTGGTTTGCGTGACATTTGTGATTTTAACGAAAATCTCCTCGTGTGCATTTCCATATTGTGCggggtgcgtgtgtgtgtttgtgtgtttgcttcCCTTCTCGTGCAACCGTCGATTAAACTCGCATGATGGTTGTTAAAAGGAGGGAGCGAGAGAGAACGAAAGCAAGAAGTAGAAGTGGTTGCTTTTCTCTCGATCAACGCAACAGGACGGTCCTCTGCCTCTCCATAAAGCGGTACCCACTTGTTGTACCacatcctttatttttttttttcctttctcaaAGGGAAAGAACTCCAGCCtcctacctttttttttcttttttcgcaACTGATATCCCTCTTTGGTGGATGCGGCCGTGCTAAAGCGATCCCCTCATTGGTTCGTTCTAGTGTGTATGCGCATACGAACGTGTAtatgtctcttttttttccccctctgcGTTTGCCATTTGTTCTGTTTGACTTCACCTCCATTACTCCATCTATATTTTGGTTGAAATGCGTCCAACGATGGgtaaaagaggagggaaggaaatgctATTCTTTATGACAACCcctatttcttcttttggtgtttctgttgtgtcatctttttttaCCCCGTCCTACTTGCTCCACCCGGCAAGTCGGCAAGAAGTGTAtgcgtttttgtgtgtttgtgcttaaTGAGGCAGATCTGATCTTTCTCTTCTACTTTGCCTTCACCTTtacttttgctttgtttcgtttttgttattcttgACTTTTATTCTTCCGTCTACACACCCCTCACACGTTGACAATCGTCTTACCGCAAAATGTAGCCggtaaaacaacaagtaaCATTTGTGTTACAGTcactttccattttcttttcttcccgttctttcattttttcctttttgttggcgtttctttttctcctttacaaGCCCCTCCTTCTTCCCTGATTGGTGTTATATATTCAcaaatattgttattattattatcatctttTTAACCAATGTTTTTGTGGCTTCCCACTTCCATCATTGAGAAATTATATACCTTTAAGTTACTCGAAGCAGCTTCCTGTGTGGGATCTAGCGATGGTGAAAAGCccagaagggggaaaaagtgaaagtaagaagaaaagaggaaaaagccGTATTTTAAAGGGTGTGACACAGGTATTCTTGACTTCCTGCTTCCATTTATTTAAGTGTTTGTGTCCCCAAAACTTCGGCTGGAAGGTGTTTGACAGTGGCGATACTTTCAGTCCATCCTCCCGATCTCACATATCGAAAGACAtgtggggaaggggggacTAATGATGAAAATGAAGGCGCTTGTCGAGACGTGGTCCAATGTGAAAACAGTCTGGTACACGTGACCCTGCTTCGCGTGGTTGTGTGCGTGActctgcttcttcttttttttcttttttctttgttttactcttgcgtatttgttttgttccgtACGTAACCAGCCCGTTACGCATCTACTATtgtagaaagaaaatatagtGTTAGGGACATTGAGGGGGAGTGAAACAGAAattctctctcctttttatcCATACAATCGGGTACAACCCTCCGTCACCTTCCATTATGTCACATTTGGGGGGTCACATCGATGCGTTGAGGGCTCGCTTTGGAAATGTTGAAATTGTCTGCCAGCGACCAGGAGAAACGTTACTTCAGGTGGAGCGTGAAGAACTAACTCATGGATGCACTCTTACTCTATACGTTGCCCTTAGCGAAACATTCCCCAACTCGCCTCCAACGGTAGCCTACGCGGGAGGTCGAAAAGTGTCAATTGCCCCTGAGGATCCTGCGGGAGTGGCCGCCATGTCGCAGGCGGTGTGGGTTCCCGGGAAGTCGCAGTTGGTGGATGCCGTGGGGAACGCTTTCAACAACATTGCCAACTTGTGGGGGGATGTGGCACCACCATCATTGAAGGAAGTCGAAGGTGCGCTGGCGTCTAAATCGGACTCTGTG
Proteins encoded in this window:
- a CDS encoding protein kinase, putative (curated by M. Parsons, P. Ward, J. Mottram) — protein: MEDYETVAAVGEGTYGIVYKCRCKKSGRVVAIKCFKRKRDCVFSRRVILRELRALKLLVGQPGVVQLLRDFHTGGQLCLVMEYYEHNLLDIIRRNPHGVPRPQLKQILFTLLVGVRSCHHHGVVHRDLKPENILVYQGRVSFVCDLGSSRILRQPGTLVKTTSGGLLRTPTDQPGPLTGNVATRWYCSPEMLIGLPHYNFTSDMWAVGAVMAELARGMPLLPGKSRFDQLSLINQRVGDLAELGEYSKFSPFIATAVKGRESNSIAGDFLTRVYRSVLGVDGMNLLRELLSVDYRKRLTVDKALAHPFFKMYVVPGVSLPLSFYGTSTLRRSKTVEELSGLAVDKGPGAGDCDKWFGLGLGKPVPVAEIEPLNMLSPVKPRTVEVLDHHSPVRKHCVNPTKRSSCAANDPTDECEPHSRQGSVSNNKRRTFSKRPLLSQQRSLPNISSSSVGKAIVARFPEPQRSSIAEPHLKLPRVNEGHYNGSKR